One segment of Solanum lycopersicum chromosome 1, SLM_r2.1 DNA contains the following:
- the LOC101260963 gene encoding ACT domain-containing protein ACR4-like isoform X3: protein MATVSYSQNIMDDEYEKFIRRMNPPRVVIDNDSCKNATVIQVDSANKHGILLEVVQILTDLNLVITKAYISSDGGWFMDVFNVTTQDGNKITDEAMLDYIMKSLGPDSSFASSMRRSVGLTTGMDYTSIELIGSDRPGLLSEMSAVLTNLKCNVVNAEVWTHNTRAAAIMQVTDEETGGTINDPERLSMMKQLLCNVLRCSNKLRDAKTIVSDGVSHTERRLHQLMFADRDYERAAGEVSDEKGRPNVSVVNWQDRDYSVVTIRCKDRPKLLFDTICTLTDMQYVVFHGNVDAEGPIAHQEYCIRHIDGSPVKSDAERQRVIQCLEAAIERRVSEGLKLELCTTDRVGLLSNVTRIFRENSLTVTRAEVTTRAGKAVNIFYVRDSSGYPVDAKIIESVRQTIGQTILRVKGNIGELNPVPQESPTRFLFGGLFKSRSFCNFGLVRSYS, encoded by the exons ATGG CTACAGTTAGCTATTCTCAGAACATCATGGATgatgaatatgaaaaatttatcaGAAGAATGAATCCACCAAG AGTGGTGATTGACAATGATTCTTGCAAAAATGCTACTGTAATACAG GTGGATAGTGCTAACAAACATGGAATACTTTTAGAGGTGGTACAAATTTTAACTGATCTTAATCTTGTTATCACTAAGGCTTATATTTCATCTGATGGTGGATGGTTCATGGATG TTTTCAATGTGACTACTCAAGACGGGAACAAGATTACAGACGAAGCGATGTTGGATTATATCATGAAG TCTCTTGGTCCGGATTCTAGTTTCGCGTCATCAATGAGACGATCAGTTGGACTTACTACAGGAATGGACTACACTTCAATTGAGTTGATCGGAAGTGATAGACCGGGGCTATTGTCTGAGATGAGCGCTGTCCTCACGAATCTCAAATGCAATGTGGTTAATGCTGAGGTGTGGACTCATAACACCCGAGCAGCAGCTATAATGCAAGTTACAGATGAGGAAACGGGAGGTACAATTAATGATCCGGAAAGGTTGTCTATGATGAAGCAACTTTTGTGTAATGTACTTAGATGTAGCAATAAATTAAGGGATGCTAAGACAATAGTATCTGACGGGGTCTCTCATACCGAGAGAAGGCTTCACCAGCTAATGTTTGCAGACCGAGATTATGAACGTGCTGCTGGTGAAGTATCGGATGAAAAAGGAAGGCCTAATGTGAGTGTTGTTAATTGGCAAGATAGGGACTATTCCGTTGTGACAATCCGGTGCAAGGATAGACCAAAGCTTCTATTTGATACAATTTGTACGCTGACCGATATGCAGTATGTGGTTTTCCATGGTAATGTTGATGCTGAAGGACCAATAGCCCACCAG GAGTACTGCATACGACATATAGATGGTTCCCCGGTGAAATCAGACGCAGAGCGCCAACGAGTGATTCAATGTCTTGAAGCAGCTATAGAAAGAAGGGTATCTGAG GGATTGAAACTAGAACTATGTACCACGGACAGAGTAGGACTACTCTCCAATGTTACTAGGATCTTCCGCGAGAATAGCCTCACAGTCACCAGAGCAGAAGTAACAACTAGAGCTGGCAAAGCTGTTAATATATTCTATGTTCGTGATTCGTCAGGGTATCCTGTTGATGCTAAGATCATAGAATCTGTTCGTCAGACAATCGGACAGACGATACTTAGAGTGAAAGGCAACATTGGAGAGTTAAATCCAGTTCCACAAGAATCTCCAACCAGGTTCCTTTTTGGTGGTTTATTCAAGTCTAGATCCTTTTGTAATTTCGGGTTGGTTAGGTCGTATTCTTGA
- the LOC101260963 gene encoding ACT domain-containing protein ACR4-like isoform X1 yields the protein MATVSYSQNIMDDEYEKFIRRMNPPRVVIDNDSCKNATVIQVDSANKHGILLEVVQILTDLNLVITKAYISSDGGWFMDVFNVTTQDGNKITDEAMLDYIMKVSCILCAKVWHLCFCIGVEKQLNLFFCGCHFQSLGPDSSFASSMRRSVGLTTGMDYTSIELIGSDRPGLLSEMSAVLTNLKCNVVNAEVWTHNTRAAAIMQVTDEETGGTINDPERLSMMKQLLCNVLRCSNKLRDAKTIVSDGVSHTERRLHQLMFADRDYERAAGEVSDEKGRPNVSVVNWQDRDYSVVTIRCKDRPKLLFDTICTLTDMQYVVFHGNVDAEGPIAHQEYCIRHIDGSPVKSDAERQRVIQCLEAAIERRVSEGLKLELCTTDRVGLLSNVTRIFRENSLTVTRAEVTTRAGKAVNIFYVRDSSGYPVDAKIIESVRQTIGQTILRVKGNIGELNPVPQESPTRFLFGGLFKSRSFCNFGLVRSYS from the exons ATGG CTACAGTTAGCTATTCTCAGAACATCATGGATgatgaatatgaaaaatttatcaGAAGAATGAATCCACCAAG AGTGGTGATTGACAATGATTCTTGCAAAAATGCTACTGTAATACAG GTGGATAGTGCTAACAAACATGGAATACTTTTAGAGGTGGTACAAATTTTAACTGATCTTAATCTTGTTATCACTAAGGCTTATATTTCATCTGATGGTGGATGGTTCATGGATG TTTTCAATGTGACTACTCAAGACGGGAACAAGATTACAGACGAAGCGATGTTGGATTATATCATGAAGGTGAGCTGTATCCTGTGTGCCAAAGTTTGGCACTTGTGCTTTTGCATTGGTGTGGAAAAGcaacttaatttgtttttttgtggTTGTCATTTTCAGTCTCTTGGTCCGGATTCTAGTTTCGCGTCATCAATGAGACGATCAGTTGGACTTACTACAGGAATGGACTACACTTCAATTGAGTTGATCGGAAGTGATAGACCGGGGCTATTGTCTGAGATGAGCGCTGTCCTCACGAATCTCAAATGCAATGTGGTTAATGCTGAGGTGTGGACTCATAACACCCGAGCAGCAGCTATAATGCAAGTTACAGATGAGGAAACGGGAGGTACAATTAATGATCCGGAAAGGTTGTCTATGATGAAGCAACTTTTGTGTAATGTACTTAGATGTAGCAATAAATTAAGGGATGCTAAGACAATAGTATCTGACGGGGTCTCTCATACCGAGAGAAGGCTTCACCAGCTAATGTTTGCAGACCGAGATTATGAACGTGCTGCTGGTGAAGTATCGGATGAAAAAGGAAGGCCTAATGTGAGTGTTGTTAATTGGCAAGATAGGGACTATTCCGTTGTGACAATCCGGTGCAAGGATAGACCAAAGCTTCTATTTGATACAATTTGTACGCTGACCGATATGCAGTATGTGGTTTTCCATGGTAATGTTGATGCTGAAGGACCAATAGCCCACCAG GAGTACTGCATACGACATATAGATGGTTCCCCGGTGAAATCAGACGCAGAGCGCCAACGAGTGATTCAATGTCTTGAAGCAGCTATAGAAAGAAGGGTATCTGAG GGATTGAAACTAGAACTATGTACCACGGACAGAGTAGGACTACTCTCCAATGTTACTAGGATCTTCCGCGAGAATAGCCTCACAGTCACCAGAGCAGAAGTAACAACTAGAGCTGGCAAAGCTGTTAATATATTCTATGTTCGTGATTCGTCAGGGTATCCTGTTGATGCTAAGATCATAGAATCTGTTCGTCAGACAATCGGACAGACGATACTTAGAGTGAAAGGCAACATTGGAGAGTTAAATCCAGTTCCACAAGAATCTCCAACCAGGTTCCTTTTTGGTGGTTTATTCAAGTCTAGATCCTTTTGTAATTTCGGGTTGGTTAGGTCGTATTCTTGA
- the LOC101260963 gene encoding ACT domain-containing protein ACR4-like isoform X4, with the protein MDDEYEKFIRRMNPPRVVIDNDSCKNATVIQVDSANKHGILLEVVQILTDLNLVITKAYISSDGGWFMDVFNVTTQDGNKITDEAMLDYIMKSLGPDSSFASSMRRSVGLTTGMDYTSIELIGSDRPGLLSEMSAVLTNLKCNVVNAEVWTHNTRAAAIMQVTDEETGGTINDPERLSMMKQLLCNVLRCSNKLRDAKTIVSDGVSHTERRLHQLMFADRDYERAAGEVSDEKGRPNVSVVNWQDRDYSVVTIRCKDRPKLLFDTICTLTDMQYVVFHGNVDAEGPIAHQEYCIRHIDGSPVKSDAERQRVIQCLEAAIERRVSEGLKLELCTTDRVGLLSNVTRIFRENSLTVTRAEVTTRAGKAVNIFYVRDSSGYPVDAKIIESVRQTIGQTILRVKGNIGELNPVPQESPTRFLFGGLFKSRSFCNFGLVRSYS; encoded by the exons ATGGATgatgaatatgaaaaatttatcaGAAGAATGAATCCACCAAG AGTGGTGATTGACAATGATTCTTGCAAAAATGCTACTGTAATACAG GTGGATAGTGCTAACAAACATGGAATACTTTTAGAGGTGGTACAAATTTTAACTGATCTTAATCTTGTTATCACTAAGGCTTATATTTCATCTGATGGTGGATGGTTCATGGATG TTTTCAATGTGACTACTCAAGACGGGAACAAGATTACAGACGAAGCGATGTTGGATTATATCATGAAG TCTCTTGGTCCGGATTCTAGTTTCGCGTCATCAATGAGACGATCAGTTGGACTTACTACAGGAATGGACTACACTTCAATTGAGTTGATCGGAAGTGATAGACCGGGGCTATTGTCTGAGATGAGCGCTGTCCTCACGAATCTCAAATGCAATGTGGTTAATGCTGAGGTGTGGACTCATAACACCCGAGCAGCAGCTATAATGCAAGTTACAGATGAGGAAACGGGAGGTACAATTAATGATCCGGAAAGGTTGTCTATGATGAAGCAACTTTTGTGTAATGTACTTAGATGTAGCAATAAATTAAGGGATGCTAAGACAATAGTATCTGACGGGGTCTCTCATACCGAGAGAAGGCTTCACCAGCTAATGTTTGCAGACCGAGATTATGAACGTGCTGCTGGTGAAGTATCGGATGAAAAAGGAAGGCCTAATGTGAGTGTTGTTAATTGGCAAGATAGGGACTATTCCGTTGTGACAATCCGGTGCAAGGATAGACCAAAGCTTCTATTTGATACAATTTGTACGCTGACCGATATGCAGTATGTGGTTTTCCATGGTAATGTTGATGCTGAAGGACCAATAGCCCACCAG GAGTACTGCATACGACATATAGATGGTTCCCCGGTGAAATCAGACGCAGAGCGCCAACGAGTGATTCAATGTCTTGAAGCAGCTATAGAAAGAAGGGTATCTGAG GGATTGAAACTAGAACTATGTACCACGGACAGAGTAGGACTACTCTCCAATGTTACTAGGATCTTCCGCGAGAATAGCCTCACAGTCACCAGAGCAGAAGTAACAACTAGAGCTGGCAAAGCTGTTAATATATTCTATGTTCGTGATTCGTCAGGGTATCCTGTTGATGCTAAGATCATAGAATCTGTTCGTCAGACAATCGGACAGACGATACTTAGAGTGAAAGGCAACATTGGAGAGTTAAATCCAGTTCCACAAGAATCTCCAACCAGGTTCCTTTTTGGTGGTTTATTCAAGTCTAGATCCTTTTGTAATTTCGGGTTGGTTAGGTCGTATTCTTGA
- the LOC101260963 gene encoding ACT domain-containing protein ACR4-like isoform X2 has protein sequence MDDEYEKFIRRMNPPRVVIDNDSCKNATVIQVDSANKHGILLEVVQILTDLNLVITKAYISSDGGWFMDVFNVTTQDGNKITDEAMLDYIMKVSCILCAKVWHLCFCIGVEKQLNLFFCGCHFQSLGPDSSFASSMRRSVGLTTGMDYTSIELIGSDRPGLLSEMSAVLTNLKCNVVNAEVWTHNTRAAAIMQVTDEETGGTINDPERLSMMKQLLCNVLRCSNKLRDAKTIVSDGVSHTERRLHQLMFADRDYERAAGEVSDEKGRPNVSVVNWQDRDYSVVTIRCKDRPKLLFDTICTLTDMQYVVFHGNVDAEGPIAHQEYCIRHIDGSPVKSDAERQRVIQCLEAAIERRVSEGLKLELCTTDRVGLLSNVTRIFRENSLTVTRAEVTTRAGKAVNIFYVRDSSGYPVDAKIIESVRQTIGQTILRVKGNIGELNPVPQESPTRFLFGGLFKSRSFCNFGLVRSYS, from the exons ATGGATgatgaatatgaaaaatttatcaGAAGAATGAATCCACCAAG AGTGGTGATTGACAATGATTCTTGCAAAAATGCTACTGTAATACAG GTGGATAGTGCTAACAAACATGGAATACTTTTAGAGGTGGTACAAATTTTAACTGATCTTAATCTTGTTATCACTAAGGCTTATATTTCATCTGATGGTGGATGGTTCATGGATG TTTTCAATGTGACTACTCAAGACGGGAACAAGATTACAGACGAAGCGATGTTGGATTATATCATGAAGGTGAGCTGTATCCTGTGTGCCAAAGTTTGGCACTTGTGCTTTTGCATTGGTGTGGAAAAGcaacttaatttgtttttttgtggTTGTCATTTTCAGTCTCTTGGTCCGGATTCTAGTTTCGCGTCATCAATGAGACGATCAGTTGGACTTACTACAGGAATGGACTACACTTCAATTGAGTTGATCGGAAGTGATAGACCGGGGCTATTGTCTGAGATGAGCGCTGTCCTCACGAATCTCAAATGCAATGTGGTTAATGCTGAGGTGTGGACTCATAACACCCGAGCAGCAGCTATAATGCAAGTTACAGATGAGGAAACGGGAGGTACAATTAATGATCCGGAAAGGTTGTCTATGATGAAGCAACTTTTGTGTAATGTACTTAGATGTAGCAATAAATTAAGGGATGCTAAGACAATAGTATCTGACGGGGTCTCTCATACCGAGAGAAGGCTTCACCAGCTAATGTTTGCAGACCGAGATTATGAACGTGCTGCTGGTGAAGTATCGGATGAAAAAGGAAGGCCTAATGTGAGTGTTGTTAATTGGCAAGATAGGGACTATTCCGTTGTGACAATCCGGTGCAAGGATAGACCAAAGCTTCTATTTGATACAATTTGTACGCTGACCGATATGCAGTATGTGGTTTTCCATGGTAATGTTGATGCTGAAGGACCAATAGCCCACCAG GAGTACTGCATACGACATATAGATGGTTCCCCGGTGAAATCAGACGCAGAGCGCCAACGAGTGATTCAATGTCTTGAAGCAGCTATAGAAAGAAGGGTATCTGAG GGATTGAAACTAGAACTATGTACCACGGACAGAGTAGGACTACTCTCCAATGTTACTAGGATCTTCCGCGAGAATAGCCTCACAGTCACCAGAGCAGAAGTAACAACTAGAGCTGGCAAAGCTGTTAATATATTCTATGTTCGTGATTCGTCAGGGTATCCTGTTGATGCTAAGATCATAGAATCTGTTCGTCAGACAATCGGACAGACGATACTTAGAGTGAAAGGCAACATTGGAGAGTTAAATCCAGTTCCACAAGAATCTCCAACCAGGTTCCTTTTTGGTGGTTTATTCAAGTCTAGATCCTTTTGTAATTTCGGGTTGGTTAGGTCGTATTCTTGA